Proteins encoded together in one Columba livia isolate bColLiv1 breed racing homer chromosome 3, bColLiv1.pat.W.v2, whole genome shotgun sequence window:
- the SERTAD2 gene encoding SERTA domain-containing protein 2 isoform X2 gives MKNLRYMLGKGGKRKFDEHEDGLEGKVVSPTDGPSKVSYTLQRQTIFNISLMKLYNHRPLTEPSLQKTVLINNMLRRIQEELKQEGSLRPVFVTASQPADPLSDNFREAQPAFSHLASQPLLPADFISTTPLESCLTPASLLEDDTFCTSPTVQHDGPTKPPPPALQPVKDSFSSALDEIEELCPAPTSAEAVAAETAADDSKDHPSESGVQKPEGFPDSRTADSKLMDSLPGNFEITTSTGFLTDLTLDDILFADIDTSMYDFDPCTSATGAASKMAPVSADELLKTLAPYSSQPVTPNQPFKMDLTELDHIMEVLVGS, from the coding sequence atatatgttggggaaaggaggaaagcgGAAGTTTGACGAGCATGAAGATGGGTTGGAAGGCAAAGTGGTATCTCCCACTGATGGTCCCTCTAAGGTGTCTTACACCTTACAGCGTCAGACTATCTTCAACATTTCCCTTATGAAACTCTATAACCACAGGCCATTAACCGAGCCGAGCTTGCAAAAGACAGTTTTAATCAACAACATGCTGAGGCGAATCCAGGAAGAGCTCAAACAAGAAGGCAGCTTGAGGCCCGTGTTCGTCACCGCTTCGCAGCCCGCCGACCCTCTCAGCGACAACTTCCGCGAGGCCCAGCCGGCGTTCAGCCATCTCGCCTCCCAGCCCCTTCTCCCCGCCGACTTCATAAGCACTACGCCCCTGGAGTCCTGCCTCACCCCGGCCTCTTTGCTCGAGGACGACACTTTTTGCACTTCCCCGACTGTCCAGCATGATGGTCCGACGAAACCACCACCTCCTGCTCTCCAACCAGTAAAGGACAGCTTCTCCTCAGCCTTGGATGAAATCGAGGAGCTTTGTCCAGCACCTACCTCCGCAGAGGCAGTAGCAGCCGAAACAGCAGCCGATGACTCTAAAGACCACCCCAGCGAGTCCGGTGTTCAGAAGCCCGAGGGCTTCCCCGATAGCAGAACGGCCGACTCGAAACTCATGGACTCGCTACCCGGCAACTTTGAGATAACAACTTCCACAGGTTTCCTCACAGACTTGACCCTGGATGATATCCTATTTGCTGACATTGATACGTCCATGTATGATTTTGACCCCTGCACATCTGCCACGGGGGCTGCCTCAAAAATGGCTCCTGTCTCAGCAGATGAGCTCCTAAAAACTCTGGCTCCGTACAGCAGTCAACCAGTAACTCCAAATCAGCCTTTCAAAATGGACCTCACAGAACTGGATCACATCATGGAGGTGCTTGTTGGGtcttaa
- the SERTAD2 gene encoding SERTA domain-containing protein 2 isoform X3, with translation MLGKGGKRKFDEHEDGLEGKVVSPTDGPSKVSYTLQRQTIFNISLMKLYNHRPLTEPSLQKTVLINNMLRRIQEELKQEGSLRPVFVTASQPADPLSDNFREAQPAFSHLASQPLLPADFISTTPLESCLTPASLLEDDTFCTSPTVQHDGPTKPPPPALQPVKDSFSSALDEIEELCPAPTSAEAVAAETAADDSKDHPSESGVQKPEGFPDSRTADSKLMDSLPGNFEITTSTGFLTDLTLDDILFADIDTSMYDFDPCTSATGAASKMAPVSADELLKTLAPYSSQPVTPNQPFKMDLTELDHIMEVLVGS, from the coding sequence atgttggggaaaggaggaaagcgGAAGTTTGACGAGCATGAAGATGGGTTGGAAGGCAAAGTGGTATCTCCCACTGATGGTCCCTCTAAGGTGTCTTACACCTTACAGCGTCAGACTATCTTCAACATTTCCCTTATGAAACTCTATAACCACAGGCCATTAACCGAGCCGAGCTTGCAAAAGACAGTTTTAATCAACAACATGCTGAGGCGAATCCAGGAAGAGCTCAAACAAGAAGGCAGCTTGAGGCCCGTGTTCGTCACCGCTTCGCAGCCCGCCGACCCTCTCAGCGACAACTTCCGCGAGGCCCAGCCGGCGTTCAGCCATCTCGCCTCCCAGCCCCTTCTCCCCGCCGACTTCATAAGCACTACGCCCCTGGAGTCCTGCCTCACCCCGGCCTCTTTGCTCGAGGACGACACTTTTTGCACTTCCCCGACTGTCCAGCATGATGGTCCGACGAAACCACCACCTCCTGCTCTCCAACCAGTAAAGGACAGCTTCTCCTCAGCCTTGGATGAAATCGAGGAGCTTTGTCCAGCACCTACCTCCGCAGAGGCAGTAGCAGCCGAAACAGCAGCCGATGACTCTAAAGACCACCCCAGCGAGTCCGGTGTTCAGAAGCCCGAGGGCTTCCCCGATAGCAGAACGGCCGACTCGAAACTCATGGACTCGCTACCCGGCAACTTTGAGATAACAACTTCCACAGGTTTCCTCACAGACTTGACCCTGGATGATATCCTATTTGCTGACATTGATACGTCCATGTATGATTTTGACCCCTGCACATCTGCCACGGGGGCTGCCTCAAAAATGGCTCCTGTCTCAGCAGATGAGCTCCTAAAAACTCTGGCTCCGTACAGCAGTCAACCAGTAACTCCAAATCAGCCTTTCAAAATGGACCTCACAGAACTGGATCACATCATGGAGGTGCTTGTTGGGtcttaa
- the SERTAD2 gene encoding SERTA domain-containing protein 2 isoform X1, which produces MPVAHVRYMLGKGGKRKFDEHEDGLEGKVVSPTDGPSKVSYTLQRQTIFNISLMKLYNHRPLTEPSLQKTVLINNMLRRIQEELKQEGSLRPVFVTASQPADPLSDNFREAQPAFSHLASQPLLPADFISTTPLESCLTPASLLEDDTFCTSPTVQHDGPTKPPPPALQPVKDSFSSALDEIEELCPAPTSAEAVAAETAADDSKDHPSESGVQKPEGFPDSRTADSKLMDSLPGNFEITTSTGFLTDLTLDDILFADIDTSMYDFDPCTSATGAASKMAPVSADELLKTLAPYSSQPVTPNQPFKMDLTELDHIMEVLVGS; this is translated from the exons ATGCCTGTGGCCCACGTCAG atatatgttggggaaaggaggaaagcgGAAGTTTGACGAGCATGAAGATGGGTTGGAAGGCAAAGTGGTATCTCCCACTGATGGTCCCTCTAAGGTGTCTTACACCTTACAGCGTCAGACTATCTTCAACATTTCCCTTATGAAACTCTATAACCACAGGCCATTAACCGAGCCGAGCTTGCAAAAGACAGTTTTAATCAACAACATGCTGAGGCGAATCCAGGAAGAGCTCAAACAAGAAGGCAGCTTGAGGCCCGTGTTCGTCACCGCTTCGCAGCCCGCCGACCCTCTCAGCGACAACTTCCGCGAGGCCCAGCCGGCGTTCAGCCATCTCGCCTCCCAGCCCCTTCTCCCCGCCGACTTCATAAGCACTACGCCCCTGGAGTCCTGCCTCACCCCGGCCTCTTTGCTCGAGGACGACACTTTTTGCACTTCCCCGACTGTCCAGCATGATGGTCCGACGAAACCACCACCTCCTGCTCTCCAACCAGTAAAGGACAGCTTCTCCTCAGCCTTGGATGAAATCGAGGAGCTTTGTCCAGCACCTACCTCCGCAGAGGCAGTAGCAGCCGAAACAGCAGCCGATGACTCTAAAGACCACCCCAGCGAGTCCGGTGTTCAGAAGCCCGAGGGCTTCCCCGATAGCAGAACGGCCGACTCGAAACTCATGGACTCGCTACCCGGCAACTTTGAGATAACAACTTCCACAGGTTTCCTCACAGACTTGACCCTGGATGATATCCTATTTGCTGACATTGATACGTCCATGTATGATTTTGACCCCTGCACATCTGCCACGGGGGCTGCCTCAAAAATGGCTCCTGTCTCAGCAGATGAGCTCCTAAAAACTCTGGCTCCGTACAGCAGTCAACCAGTAACTCCAAATCAGCCTTTCAAAATGGACCTCACAGAACTGGATCACATCATGGAGGTGCTTGTTGGGtcttaa